From Melospiza melodia melodia isolate bMelMel2 chromosome 2, bMelMel2.pri, whole genome shotgun sequence:
GCCAGTTCCTGGCTCACAATAGTGTTTTGAAGAAAACGATCTTTTGTGCAATGAGCATCTTTGCTCATGTGCTGTGCAGTAAAATCTCAGGGGAGCATTTGCAGCCCCAAGAGACCTCTGAGAGAAGggagtggaaatctttccttGTCCTAACATGGATTGTAGGTGCATGGAGAGGAAATAGCTCTGAGAGCAGACTGCAGGGCTTTAAAAACATGGAGATCACAACTGTCAGTGGGTGGGAGTGAAGTGATATCCCAGGGGCAGAGCTTTGTCTCCACACTGCAAGGTGAGGATGcactttattttctctctcttttatttttttggggttagttttttttttttttttttctcctctgctcTCTTCTCTGGTTGAGGAGGCTGATTTTGGATCAGTTGTTCCACAGAATTACCCATGTTGGAGAGCACCTCTGAGACCATGGAGCCCAAACTGAGCCCAATGCCCACCctgtcacccagcccagagctctgagtgccaccgcCAGGAACTCCTTGGACACCTCGAGGGATGGgcaccccaaacctccctgggaaCCCTTTCCCTGGGGAAATTCCTGCACTGGGGGGCAGTAGAGAAATCACTGAGGCTGGACTGAGGTGCTCTGGCAGGATGATCTGCTGTGGTCCCTGGAGCAGCTCTTTGCATCCAGGTCTCTGGGAGGGATGGAGGCAGCCCACGGTGCCTTGGCAATCCTGGAAGCCTGGAGCTGTCATCACTGACACCAGAGACTATTCCTGCTCCAAACTCTTCAGTGTAATGAAAGATGGGAGGAAATGATCTAACACGAGGGGGTGAAGTGAGGATAACTGGCTTTTTATATAGGCAGCTGATTAAATATTAAAGGAAGCAGggagagggagcagctctgggaattggCACTTATGGGGAAGAAGTTCACATTTGCagacacagcctggggacacagctgctTGCCCAGAGAGCTTCTGCTTGGAGCCTGGAGGGGATTTAGCTGGGAGGCTCTGCTTCCCCATGGCCCAGCCCGAGTGGTTTGTGCCTCTGTGTCAGCTGAGCtgttcccagcactgctgctggcctGCCTGGGGAACTGCCAGGGGCTGGCCTGTGACTTTTGTTTGCACAGGCATTTTTGGTTCCCTGTTCTTGGGCTTCTCTGTGAGTTTGTCATGAGCCTGTTTTAATTAAAATTCACGTGTGTGTGAGACCAGGAATGGAGCTGAGCAGCGCTTCAATTAATTTGAATTCtgcaactccttttttttttttttttttttttccctttatcccAGTCACAGAGAGGCAGAACAGACACTTGTGCCTGTTGAGAAGTCCCCAAGCTGCAACTGCTGAGCTGCAAACCCTCCTCAGCCCCTTTGTTCCTCTGGCTGTTACTTGCAATATTACCACTGCTCTTCCCTCTCCCTTGTCTCCCCAGAGCACAGAGCAGGTGGCAGCTTTCTGTCGCAGCCTGCACGAGATGAACCCCTGTGAGTGCAGCGCTGCCCCCCAGGACTGTGCCGGGCCCCAGCTGAGCACCACGAGGCAGCTCACGGACGCAGACAAGCTCAGAAAGGTCATCTGTGAGCTGCTGGAGACCGAGCGCACCTACGTCAAGGTGAGACCTTGgcctcggggctctcctgctctCTGCCTCACCTCTGGGGCGCTCGCTGCGCTTGCACTCAGTTCTGTGAGATAAATACGTGTTATATGTAATATACACAATGCCTGAAATGTCACTGAAACCACGGAGGTGAGGCATTTCCAAATGGTTCGGCTCTTGGGCTTAGCTGGTGTGCAGTTACTGCTCACTGGGATCGGGTTCTGCAACTAGAAATGTGTGAATGTTTCCTTTTCCTGTCTTAAATTGTGCAAAATCCAGCTATTTCATGCTGTGTGTAAAAAGGGAAAATCCTCAGATTAGGTAAGCATAATTTCCCACCTCAGTCAATACCCAGAGGGACCAACATGGGAATCTTTCTGTGAATTTTTAGGATTTAAATTGTCTGATGGAGAGGTACCTGAAGCCTCTACAGAAAGAAACCTTCCTCACACCAGATGAGGTATGTCAACCcttgtttgtctgaaattaatttcacTGAGTTCCATTTCTCTCAAATAATGGATTGAGTGGAGCATCAAGGTGCTGCTCAGTGATGTCTGCAGCTTGTTTTTTCCTGGCATCACATTGTTTTACAATTGCACTGAGAATTGCTGCGGTTCTAGAAAACACAATTTAGCCTCAAAGTGATATTTTCAGCATtctgctttttttctccttttattagCTGGATGTTCTCTTTGGGAACCTGACTGAAATGGTAGCATTCCAGGTAGAGTTCCTGAAAACTCTGGAAGATGGAGTAAGGCTGGTTCCAGACCTGGAAAAGCTTGAAAAAGTTGAGCAATTTAAGGTAATAATTGTTTACTTTTATATATTAAAACCACATTATTTGCATTATCTCATTGTTTAAATTTTGAGGAAGCCTTTAACACTCTCCATCTATTTTTCTGACTGTTGCCACTGTTCATGTAAAAACCTGCATCTTCTTCCATTATTTTcaactgctgctggtgctgctgcaaaATGTTCTGCTGCAATTGTAGTTTATGCTACATTTAGCCATGCAGAGCACTAGCAACCATGTGCTTTTTGGTTCTATTCTTGCCCTTCTGCCAGATTTCTTGCCTTCAGCTGTCAGGAAATGCTAGAAATGGAAAGTTACATAAAATCTTTGCCCTGACAAGTCTCATGTTCAGAAGCCCTCTGGGGCTACAGATCAGAGCAATACATGGAATTTTGTACTTCCACTTCCAGTCCGTGGTGGCAAACACTTGTGCCTTTCAGCAGGTGTGCGTCTGCACAGGTAGAAATGGAAACTGCAGCTCTGTGAACTTCACTTCAAACCCAGGGAGATGTGGAGACAGATTTCATTTTGTGTCTGATGCAGTGGTGCTGGAGGCCTGGCAAGGAGGTGATAGATTGGTTTTCCTTTGGGGAGTTCCACTCTGGCTCTCAGCACCACTCACCTGGGTAAAGGACAAGAtgaataatagtagtagtaataataataaaatatattattattaataagaATAAGAAATTGATTATTATTGTAATAATAGTTTCTCTGGCCCCTGTGTGCTCTGAGCTGCAAGGGAGGAGTGCCAGTGAAGGGTCCTTCCAGAGAAAACTCCATCTCCTGAGTGCTGCTGTTTCCCACAAAGCTGCACCGAGCTCACTTTCAGTTCTGCCCTGGGCCTGTCTGAGAGCAGCTGGCTGTGAAGGAAATGTGGGGTTCAGTGCTTTCAGTTCTGCAGTTTGGTTCCCCTGTCCCCCTGactgtccccaggctgcccaCGTGTGCTCGCAGCCCCTCACCAGGTGCTGGCTGGTTCCCAAGATGTTTTGGGATTGTGTTTGTCCCCAAACACCGGCTCATTTCCAGGCAGGTGAACCCTTGGTGTGTTTGTGAGGGATGAGGGTTGCCTGCAGCTCCTCAGTGCCCTGATCCACTGCAGGGTGAGACACATCAGCCCTCTCTGTGGGCTCTGGCCATTGCTGAGGGCAGTGAGGTTTTTAGGTGCAGCTCTGGAGTTAATTCcctgtgcagccagggctgcctccaggctgggctgggctggtggtGCTGATTACAGAGGCTGAATACACACACCAGGGCTGGGCTGTTCCCTGGTGGGTGAATCATGGACTCACAGAACGGTTTGGGTGCAGGGAACCTGCAGGATGCCCCAGTTCcacccttccactgtcccaggttaatccaagccctgtccagcctggccttggacactgccagggatccaggggcagccacagctgctctggggactctgtgccagggcctgcccaccctcacagggaacaattcctgcccaatatcccatctaaacctactcttCGTTTAGTTTGAAGccactgccccttgtcctgtcactccagcctCTTGtagagtctctctccatcttccctgttggctcccttcaggcactggaagggcacactgaggtcaccccaaagcttctcttttccaggctggacaatccaacttctctcagcctttcctcccagcagagctgctccatcccccctGCTCCATCatcctggtgccaccctgggctcACTCCGGCAGTGATGTCTTGGTGTGCAAACACACTAAACCTGCATTCTGCTGTCCTCCAAAGGCTGGATGGAGGCTTCAGATGACCTGGCTGAAGGCAAAGTAACTAAATGCCTTTTTACtaatgctttttttcctttgaatcCCAGAAAGTGTTGTTCTCCCTGGGTGGATCCTTCCTGTACTACGCTGACAGGTTCAAGCTGTACAGTGCCTTCTGTGCCAGCCACACTAAAGTCCCCAAAGTCCTGGTGAAAGGTAAGAGCCCCTTCTGAGTTGCTGTGGGAAGTGGATTTGTAGAGAATTCTCAGAGTTTGACAGAAGGCTCACATAGTATGTATCTGTATGTAAACTTGGAGAtagaaatgctgacttagaatAATGAAAGATTATTAGAAATGAAATTTCTCATTTCATGACTTAGAAGAATGAAAGATTATtagaaatgctgacttagaatAATGAAAGATTATTTCTTATTAAATaagaaaaatgccatggaattaaataagaaaaatgctgaggacagacattgctgagagagaactGGAGCTAGAAACAAGTTTTAAAGGGTGACTTTGTAAATAAGACTGGACACCttagagaaatagaactatgaaagatgcattgtaataAGATTCACAAGGGGTAATTTagatgattggctttaaggcatttacagcatggtgtggcaaaAGCTGACAGGCCAAGAAACACTTACAGTGTATTGGAATCAGGAAATAGTTGACTGCTGATTGTGATGGTGAATtctaacatctgtattgtctcacccttcacatgagactgaacATGGAATCCaagtttttaaaatgcctctcagtTAACTTATTTCTGGTCAGAAAAGTGCATAATCCAACAAGGTGTCACAGCCACATGCTGGTTGTGGTCATGGTGGTTGCACCCCAAAGCTCTGAGGGCAAGAATGGGGGCACACTAGGGGAGGATCAGCCTGGGAGAATGTTTTATGCAAGCTGGTGAAATATTTTAGCCCTCTCTCCCCTCTGTCCTTCCTCTTGCCCTCACTCCAGTTTGCCTGAGGAGTTCCCATGGCAGAGTTGCCAGCAGAGCTTGGCTTGCTGGCTGGGAGAGAACAGCCCTGTGGTCTGGCTGCTGGGCCAGCTTGCCCCACAGGGATGTTTTCCCCTGTGGAATGTAAATCTCATGGAGCTACCAGTGATTCCTGCAATTCCTTTTTGGCCAAGACATTAAACAAACAAATGGCTCCAGTTGTAGCAGCAATGCCATTGAGGGAGGAACTCTGGTTTTTCAAACAACATCTGCATGTCTGACAGTCAAAAATTTtgagtttttttgtttcttggttggtttggggtttggttttttctgtgcacttttcctttttcatttctgCTTGTAAACTTTTATTCCCTGTGCTGCAAAGAGTACTTGGCAGCTCTGTGGAACACATCAATAAATGATTTGTTGCTAGTCACATCCATGCTTTCTTTTGGCTGTATTTTATAGGACCCTAATGTTAAAGCTGTAGACTAGGTAGATCTggttcttttgcttttcttttccattGCTGACTGTATTTATAAATGAGAAAGTGTTGTGCTTGAATTATGGCATAAACAGAACTTAAAATTCTATTTTAGAGGTAaatctcctcagcagcctgggagTGTATTTCAGGTGTCACTTGGTGTCCTCAGCTGAGGGGCAGGTGGCTTTTGCACTTGAAACTCAAGTTGCTTTATGGAAATCAGGTGACTGCCTGCAAAAAGCTCCCAACCCCAGCAGGGGACATGACTCCAATAAAAGCAATTGTGTGGAATTGCTCCTGCACTGAATAATTTGTGCGTCTATAAATACCacctcctccttccttccctccttatgCTCCAGTGGAGGGAGCAACAGAGAAAATGGCAATTCTATAAATTCATAGCAGTCAGGTAGAAAGGATTATGGCAGTCAGGTGTCCAGTCTGCCTCTGCTCCCGAGATCTGGAGCATTAGCCTCagtttgtgctcctgcctctccccagctcctgcCGCTTGTTGTGACTCAGTGCCGCATTTTAAGGTTTAATGAGGTAACAAGAACCAGACTTGCCAATATTGTGGGTGCACCATGGCTTGGAAGCAGTGACTTCTCACAAATTTCCAATGTGAGACTTTGCTAAAAGGGAGCAGATGATTAGAACATCTAAAATAGCTGCCAGGCCAGAAGTCCTTACTGCTCCTCCTGAgaggcagctctgggctctgctccctgtgaccaGGGACAGcatccagggaagggctggagctgtgccagggcagctttaGGCTGGATTTTGGGGAAAGGTTCATCCCCAGAGGATggacacagccccacagagccccaggagcCTTTGGAGAGCTCTCCAgtgatgcccagggtgggattgctgggggtctgtgcagggccaggggtgggactggatgatccttgtgggtccttccagctcaggagattCTGTTGTGGATAGTGCCATTAAAAATTGCCCTGCTGGAGGAGGATGCTTGCTGTGAAATCCTAAATAGCACATCCGGGGAGAGTGGCAGTGACTCAAATCCTGCAGGGCGTAAATCTAATTCTGCAGGCCAAATAAATCTGCACTTCCTCACAGAATGCCTCCAGATAAACCAATTTAAACCTGGAAAAGTTGCTTTCTCATGATTTTTCATTGATCCCATGCCTCCTTTGAACCTGGCAGCCAAGACAGACACTGCTTTCAAGGCGTTCCTGGATGCCCAGAACCCGCGCCGGCAGCACTCCTCCACCCTGGAGTCTTACCTCATCAAACCCATCCAGAGGATACTCAAATACCCCCTCCTGCTCAAGGAGCTCTTTGCTCTCACTGACGTGGACAGTGAAGAGCATTATCACCTTGATGGTAAGGACTGAACCCCACTTTTGTGTGGTTCACCTCTGCCCTTGAGCCTGCCCCCATCCCTTCCTCTCGGAGGGTTAGAAATCCCTTCTGCTCATCCCCTGTCTCTTGCAGTGGCCATCAAAACCATGAACAAAGTTGCCAGCCACATTAATGAAATGCAGAAAATCCATGAAGAGTATGGGGCAGTGTTTGACCAACTCATAGCGGAGCAAACAGGGGAGAAAAAAGAGGTAACAATCAGATTTAGAGTTATTTTGGTGCCTGTTAAACTAGATCCATATTTACCTTTCCTGCTGTGTTGCTGAGGTAAATCCTGGTGCAAACAGATAAATCCCAGCTCAGTTGAAGAGCTGAACAAGTGAATTCAGACTTCACTGAGGGGAGGAGAAGGGATGGGATAACATCCCCCTGAACTGGGGCTGGCCCTCAGTTGGTCACTCTGGGCACCATAAGGACGAAGGTCTGGTTGCTGCACCTCCAGCAGTTGGGAACTCCTTTCTTGGGGTGTTCCCAGCAGtgtggtgtcacagaggagccctggggcaaGGTCAAGAgccacagcagctgtggggaggggCTGCTTTGGCCACTGCCCCTGATGCAGCCTCTAAACCTCACCCCAAACTGAACATGTGCTTAAATATTCCAACAAAACACAAAGAAACTGGTAGGGAGAAAAATGGACAAAGGGGagcaaaaagcaaagaaaacatctgggTTTGACCTTGACTTCCAAGAGCTGGACTCTTGAGTTTAACTGACCCTAATTCATGCTTGTTAATTAAGGGTTTACATGCCTCTGTTTGCAGTCAGCTGATGAAATACCCCAAAGtttgctgggggcagttctgctCAGGACTAGACCTGATGCAAGTTCCCTTGAGCTGCAGACTGCCATCACATTCCTGGAGCTGATTCAAAGCCTTGCCTTTGTGCCTGTGTTGGCAGGTGGCCGACCTTTCCATGGGGGACTTGCTCTTGCATAACACAGTGATATGGCTGAACCCTCCTGCTTCCCTGGGCAAGTGGAAGAAGGAACCTGAGCTGGCAGCGTTCGGTTTGTATCCAGGACTTGCATTTCACACACCTTAAACAGTGGCACAATTCACATTTAACACTGGCAGCTGTGCCTCAGCAGATGTTGAGAGTGTGTGagcactgccttccccagggctgcctggaaTTTAAACCTGGCCTTGTCTCTTGGCTGCAGGGCTCTCTTCTGCTCTCTGGTAGTTTTCCTGGCTCAGCTGGAAGGTTTGTGTGCTTGGGAATAGAGGAGAGCCATCCCAAGCCCTATGGATGCTCTTGAGGACAGGCTTGGGGAGATGGGCCCGGTCACTCTtagcaaggaaaggctgagagggaATCCTTCAATCCACAAAAATACCCCATCAATGCACACAAATACCCCACCAACCCACACAAATATCCCCAAGGCTGTCAGAGGATGGTGCCACactctgctcagtggtgccagtgACAGGGTGAGGATCAGTGGCCATGAACTGAAACACAACGAGTTCCACCTCAGCCTGAGGGAGAACTTGTGTCCATGGAGGGGGCAGagccctggaacagctgcccaagGAGGGAAGGCCTGCAGTCTCcatctctggggacatcccaaaaatcccaaattcctgtgtCAGCTGCTCTGGGTGACACTACCTTGGTAGGGGGGGTTGGActgggtgatctccagaggtcccttccaaccccagctgtcctgggattctgtgactccaTAGCTTTTGTCTCTCACTTTCTCCTCCAGTGTTCAAAACTGCCGTGGTCCTTGTGTACAAGGATGGTTCCAAACAGAAGAAGAAACTGGTAAGTGTGCAGGGACTGTTTGGGTGGTGCCATGGGCATTTCTGGGGCTCTGATGGAGTTCTGCTTCCCACAAGCCATGGAGCTGGAATGTGCTCTGGCATGTGTGGTCCCTGGTGTCTGaggagctgggtgggcacagcaAGCATTCCTTTATCCTTTGTTTGTGGGACTGTCCTGGATGAAGATGGCACTGTGAATGTGTCTCTTGGCTTAGATTCCTTGGTCAGTGTGAGTGTCTGAGAGCTGATTAAtgtctgtcacctcacacagtgCCCTGGGTGTCGTGTGCCACCAGGCAAGTGCTGGCTGCTCTCAGCTCCATCAGGAGTGGCTCAGGGATCCCACTGGAGTTTGGGGTTCCAAGTTAAAGCTGAGCTTGGCCGTGCTACCACAGGGGCACAGTCTGCAGTGATACAGGGAAACTGGTGATCCCTACTTGTGGCATAAAGCAGAGAGGGGTTGGAGGAGGGGAAAGGCAGCTGGCACGGGGTGActtcagagagaaaagccaaactCTGATGTATTCCTGAGTGTGTGtgcacccagggctgggctgggtgactCTGGAGGGCATTGCTGAGAGCTGAGGGGCCTTAGGGCTGCTTTAGTCCAGACTCCAGCAAGGTGCCCACAGAGAGGCCCTGAGGGAGGTGTGGGCTGGGAAAACCAGGgttgcagcagctctggagctgggagccctcagcacagggcacagcactgtctgcctgccccagggtgtCTCCTCTCCTGACAGTGTTTGAAATCCTTCCAGGGAGGATCCCACAGAGCCTCAATCTATGAAGACTGGGATCCGTTCCGGTTCCGCCACATGATCCCTTTGGAAGCGCTGCAGGTGCGGGCCCTGGCCAGTGCAGGTAATGTCCCTGGAGTTGAAACCTGCCATCTGCCAGGcttgcagtgtgtgtgtgtgcgccctGGGCACGCTCACTGGCCATGCAGTGAATGCTTTGCACTTACATGTCAAGGTAGACATGAATTTCTCTTTGCTTTCCCTGTAGATGCAGAGACCAATTCTGTGTGTGAGATTGTCCACGTCAAATCTGAGTCTGAGGGCAggccagaaaggacatttcaCCTCTGCTGTAGGTAAGTGGGGCTCCCTGTTTTCTGTTTGCCTTCACAGCTGCATCCCTGCTTGCCTGTGCCTTTCCTTTTGAGGCAATCTGGGAACTGTTAAACTGGATCCAGTATTTACCTTTCCTGCTGTGCCACTGAAGTAAAGCCTGCTGCAAACAGATAAATCCCAGCTCACTTGAAGAGCTGAAGTTAATTGAATTCAGACTTCACTGAGGGGAGGAGAAGGGATGGGATAACATCTCCCTGAACTGGGGCTGGCCCTCAGTTGGTCACTCTGGGCACCATAAGGACAAAGGTCTGGTTGCTGCACCTCCAGCAGTTGGGAACTCCTTTCTTAGGGGAAAGTTAGGGAGTTAGGGGAGAGGGTGTTCAAACCTAACTTCTGGAAGGTAGAATTTTGTACAACCTCTGAAAGGAACTTGATCAGCTTTGCACCTTTATGGGAAAGGCCTTATTGCAATTTTCCAGTTAAACTGCAGCACTGGGTCTTTATGGCAGGTGTTGTGTTCAGCTGGTTCCTTTCATGGCACCAGCTCCCAACCTCTGCACTTAAATGAGCATCCATTGTGGTGATGGTGTTTTTAGTGTTCAGGGAAGGACTTGGAACTCATGAGGATCCAACAGAGCTGGTGCCAAGCCAGTTCCTACTGCTAGGAGGAgttgcaggagctgtgcagctgtGGGTGTGTTCGCAGGGACAGATGGACTGAGCAACACTGGATGTGTACTGGACACGGCCACGtgtgggtggcactgcagggaaagGAAACCTGGAGAGGGCTGAAAGGCTGAATGTTTTATTAATCACCTGGGTGTTGGTTTCCTTGGATGCCCCCTGCAGTCACCATGGGTTTAGCTTTGCTTTGAAAAGACTGGGTTCAGGTGCTTCTCTGGGGAAGCACCTGCCAGTCAATTTGCACTGCTTGAATCACAGAAGTGGCCATTATTTACCTCATTTACAGACAGCTATTAGCAGTTCTCAAGGGGTAACTCTGCCTTTTGTATTCCCACCTCTTTTTCAGCTCTCCAGAGCACAGGAAGGACTTTCTGAAGGCGGTGCACTCCATCCTGCGGGACAAACACAGAAGACAGCTCCTTAAAACTGAAAGCTTGCCCTCCTCCCAGCAATATGTTCCTTTTGGTGGAAAAAGATTGTGTGCTCTAAAGGGTGCAAGGCCAGCCATGAACAGGGCAGGTACTGTAGGGCTACAGACTTTCAAGATCCCAGTAACCCCAGCAGCGTTGTAGGACACACAGTGATGTCTGTCACGTGTATATTAGGATTAGCATTCCCTCCTGTGTATGTAAACACTGCTGGTTTCCCATGCTTCACTTCCTTCAGAGCCTTAAATTGCCTCTATTTCCCTTGCTTTGCACTCGAGGCTCAGCTTCAGAGCAGTGCTTCTGGCCTGGAAGGGAGATGGGATTCCTGGCAGCTCCCGTTGGCTGTGCACTTTACTCCCAGCTGGGGTTCAGCTGAacagagcagcagctgtgtgATCCTGAAAAGCATGTACAGAATTTTGGGGTAACCTGAGCACTTTTGAACGAAAATGCACAAGGAAAAACAGCACCCCTGAGCTTGGTTTGAAGGGGCATCTGTGGGTGTCCTCCACCTGAGCCTTTCCAGCTCAACTGCTAAAGGGGACATCCTCCTCCTTCCCACATTTGGAGAAGTTGGCACTTGGTACTCCTATTTTTGTAATGGCCTCTCCTAAACCATGGATTTTCCTTTTCAGTTGACTTCAGGGAAAAGCAGGTTTTCATTTTCAGAACTCTAGATGCTGGAGGGAAGAAGTATTTTCTTCCAACCCCAAAGTACACGGCACAGCTGCGTGTTTTGTTCTGGTCTGTTGTGTATTTCTTGTTCTGCTCACTAGAtccagccctgcagagagccAGGCTTTCTGTGCCTCCTCAGAAGGGCAGGCCAGGCCAGcgccagctgagcccagcttcTCACTCAGTGCTGCTGGAGATGCCAGACCTCCTTTCAGATTGGCTCTGTGGGGCATTTGTGTCATGAATTCTGCAGGGATTGAAATCCCACCTTGGAGTCCAGACCTTTCCCTACAGATAAAATTTGCAGCTGCTGAGCTGAACTACTAATTGTAGTTAATGCACCTTGTGAGGCTCAGGGATGTTAAAATGCAGCCTGaaccccagggcagagctggataAACTCATCCTGCAGTGCTGAGGTGCTGTTCAGTGCAGGGGAGGAAACTCCAAcctcagagctctgtgtgtgcccctgAAGCACTGTGATGCCTGCAGGATTTACCCCTGCTTGGGAAGAGGATGGGAATTTGCTAATTGGGCCAGTTGCTGAGTAGATAGAACTTCTGACAGCTCTTCTGAGTTGGGAGATTGGTTTTGTCCTCACCCAGAAGTGGGGaagggagcagcagagcctgaACAGGGATTGTAATGCCCTGCAGCGTCTTCAGCACTGAGGTATCTCCTGGGAGAGCTGTAGGAAAGCTGCTCTGAGCCCAGATGTCCCTGTGCAAGGTGTGAAgctgttggattttggggtgtgctggcagcaggggctgtgagTGAGAAGCTGAGCGGAGCAGATGCCGGTGATGCCAGAGCAGAGGCAGATGAGCGGTGCTGGCTGGCTGCCCAGTGCTCA
This genomic window contains:
- the TIAM1 gene encoding rho guanine nucleotide exchange factor TIAM1 isoform X2; the encoded protein is MSALRRGSRRVRSESAGRDGDSLLRMLYLSTEQVAAFCRSLHEMNPCECSAAPQDCAGPQLSTTRQLTDADKLRKVICELLETERTYVKDLNCLMERYLKPLQKETFLTPDELDVLFGNLTEMVAFQVEFLKTLEDGVRLVPDLEKLEKVEQFKKVLFSLGGSFLYYADRFKLYSAFCASHTKVPKVLVKAKTDTAFKAFLDAQNPRRQHSSTLESYLIKPIQRILKYPLLLKELFALTDVDSEEHYHLDVAIKTMNKVASHINEMQKIHEEYGAVFDQLIAEQTGEKKEVADLSMGDLLLHNTVIWLNPPASLGKWKKEPELAAFVFKTAVVLVYKDGSKQKKKLGGSHRASIYEDWDPFRFRHMIPLEALQVRALASADAETNSVCEIVHVKSESEGRPERTFHLCCSSPEHRKDFLKAVHSILRDKHRRQLLKTESLPSSQQYVPFGGKRLCALKGARPAMNRAVSAPSKSLGRRRRRLARNRFTIDSEALHGSSPEKEPAQGGDTDRWVEEQFDLAQYEEQEDIKETDILSDDDDFCEAARGAQRELRERLQATSLRPGPAGDAHAARMAQLRKQAALPAINGAAEPHGEEVIWVRREDFVPGRKLNTEL